aaattatacaaaaataacgACATTTAAAATGGCATAACCTACACTTTTTAACCACAATAGATATGGTAAAATTGGAAGGAAGTTTTAAATAAGTTAGATCCCAAATCATAACTAGATTCCAAACAAGGCATCAGACAAGAAGGtactaaagtaaaaaaaaataaaaatcactaTACAAGTAGATCACACACACCTACAAATTATAGCAGCAAATAACAATAAAGACAGACTTCTCTAAATGCGGTCcccaaataaattcaaaattcctTTAAATCTCTTTCAGCAGTTATTCACCGAGAATCCAATGAATAaacaagaataaaataaaacattataacaCACATAGACTAAGATAACAAACATCTTAGctttgaaatttataatatcaacCACATCTTTTTTCAATAATGGTTGATGATCACATATTTCACGGtgatatatatgtttatcacAAAAtcactttaatataaataaattataatgaaattgtcatattttttaaatcaaaatacatTTTGTGATAGTGTTATCTGGGATGACAATGTATACCCGATAGTCAAGTTCGAGCCTTTTAAATTGGGTACGTGGTCAAGTATTGGGCATGAGAGAAATCGGGTACGGGattgaagatgaaaagtctGCGAAACCGAACCCGGTActctcaattatatataaaattattaaaatttaatgtgacCATTCAAATActcataattataaatatcattgtaaatattttatttttatacacaCTTCACTCcaacattattttgtttatattcctaaaaaaaaaattttttcatcatcttcaacttttttttaataacaaaatatatttcctTCTAATCACTCGTTATATTTAATCTTTAACTTTTTCTTGAgcattaattttaacttttctttACTCAAACATTGTTGCtatcttagaaaaaaaatctacaaCACAAGTGTATAGGTAAATAatggttttgtttattttttaacattttgatattactaattttattatttattagagttatgtttattttttaacatcTACAATTTTATAGGTTTTAAATCGGGTAATGGAATACCTGTAGGGTCCGAATACCCGACAAATCAAAAATAATGATAGAAATAGAAATACCCGTCGAAATCAGAATTGAAcagtaaaatgaaaatcaagTTCAGAGATGAATACTTCGTTACCCTAATCTCCTCCTTTTAAAAGACCTATAGAAAGGGCGGATAACATTAAGAATAAGTTTGCTCAAGTTCACccaaaataatgataataataataataattttttaactatatgaaatatttatttagtttttaattttattttgtctaaTGCCAagcttatttttttcaacatatGTTTGACTTCTTATTATCTTGACTTGTAACATAGCTTTGTTTGGTatgacaaacaaaacaaagggtttggttcattttttatttaaaaattatatttatttataatattttattttagtgttgatttagatgaagaaaggttttggaatatttttcttatttcctTGATAACGagatcttcaatattaaaaaaatgagagaatgaataaTTATTGGCCAAAAAAAATTATCGCCTTTTACCACTTCTCTTTAAAATTacgattaattataaaattaaacacttaattcaaaaacacaattaactaatttaactaGGCATGCTGAGCCCAAAACAAAAATCTTATGATCCACATATTTTGTGACTAGTTTTTAAGGTAGAAAAACCAACTGTCATCCAACAAATAACTACATTTAACTGACATAACAGATCACTTTTTAACCACAATACATAAAGTTAGATTCcaaacctaaaaaaaaaaaaaattactatacaaataataataataataaagacaGACTTGTCTAAAGCGGTCCCAAAATCCAAcagcaaataaattaaaaattcctTTTTTTCAGCAGTTATTCACCGAGAATCCAATGAGAGAATTACCCATATCAAAAGTGACACGTATCCCTTGCTGCTGTACATTCCCAATTATCGACAACGAAGCAGTGGTCGGAGCAAACGCAAAACAAAAAGTCCCGACCGAATCAACCGCTATCAAATAATTCTTCGCCGGCAAATCCAAAACCTTCCCATTCGAAAACACAAACCCTAATTTCGGAACATTCACACTCTTCATCATCGACAAATCATAACAAAGATCAAACAACGCCACTCCATTCACTCTCTTCAATCCTTTCGTCCCTTTCATAAACTCATCTCGAATCGCATTATACGCCGCCGTCTCTAATCTCGTCACCGCCGTACCGGAATCCACTATAACTCCGCCCTCGCCATCACCGTCAATCTCAGAAATCGATCGATCTATTGATATCTCCTCGCCGGCGACCATGAAACCCGTTAGGTTAACGTAGTAGAAGGTTTGAAACTTCGGATTACGAAGCATCGGAGCGGTCACGGCGTAAGGAGGGATTATGGAATTGAATTCTAGAGTTGAAGCAGAATCTGAATCGCGGTCTACTAAACAATAAGTTAAACTTGAAGCTTTAATTTGAGATGGAAATGATAAAGAACCACCGCCAAGACCGATTAATCCAGCGGCGCCGACGAATAAACCTTCGTTATTATGACCGCAACCGATTGCGATACGATTAACTTGATTCATTCTACCGAAAGAGATCGTTTCCGTCACGAAATCGCCGACTGTATATGATCCGTCGCCGTAGGAAACTTCGTAGAGACAATCGCCGGTGCGACATTCGGAAACGTCGAGTGATCTACATTGAACTGTATCACATGTAAGAGGTGAGTacgatgaggaagaagaaggttCGAAGATTGGATCGGTTTGTTGATAACAATCGGCGCAGGGAGAACATTGTATCCAGTTTACGTCACTTCCTGTATCGATCACCATGTAAACTTCTTTCGCCGGTTGACCGATTCCGATTCGTGTGAAATACTCGCCGCTTCCTTCACTTGTACCGGAAATTACTGGCGTTTCTAGATTTGAATCTGTTTCGATTGGCTTTAGATCTGAGTGAGTGATTCCTCTAATTGCTAGGTTTAATCGAGTTTGTAGTGATTTGACTCGGATATTGTCGCGGTGAAGGCGAGCTAAGGTGAGAGATTTGTAGTCGTTGTAATGAGGTCGGTGAAGAGAGGAGCGAGAATGTAGGttgaaagaaagagaagaagagtTCGTTTGTTGATGGAGGATGGGGTTTAGTATGGAGGATTGATTGAGAGTgaagaaatctagggttttCTGAATCGTGGATGATACGTCGAGAAAGGTGGTTTTTGAATGGGTAAAAGTGAAAGAATAGAAAATGCAGAGAGTGAAGAAGATAATGGCTCTCTCCGACGACGAcattgtagagagagagagagaggggaaATGGTGAAGAAGATTAACCGGAGAGTAGAGAGTGTTCACACTTGACAGTGGATTGGGAGAGatgaagtagaagaagaagaagggagTGACTTTATATGGAGTACGGATATGAGCAAAAGCaatctatatatttaaataaatgttgtCTTGTTTGATATGGTGTTTTTTTACTAGATAGATATTTTAATACTTattggataaaaaaaagtaGGTCAATTCTTTAGGGTAAAATACAATGAGAATGAAACAAATATACATTAATGGTATGAAAATGAAGTTgagatttatattt
This is a stretch of genomic DNA from Impatiens glandulifera chromosome 4, dImpGla2.1, whole genome shotgun sequence. It encodes these proteins:
- the LOC124936245 gene encoding protein ASPARTIC PROTEASE IN GUARD CELL 1-like, with the protein product MSSSERAIIFFTLCIFYSFTFTHSKTTFLDVSSTIQKTLDFFTLNQSSILNPILHQQTNSSSLSFNLHSRSSLHRPHYNDYKSLTLARLHRDNIRVKSLQTRLNLAIRGITHSDLKPIETDSNLETPVISGTSEGSGEYFTRIGIGQPAKEVYMVIDTGSDVNWIQCSPCADCYQQTDPIFEPSSSSSYSPLTCDTVQCRSLDVSECRTGDCLYEVSYGDGSYTVGDFVTETISFGRMNQVNRIAIGCGHNNEGLFVGAAGLIGLGGGSLSFPSQIKASSLTYCLVDRDSDSASTLEFNSIIPPYAVTAPMLRNPKFQTFYYVNLTGFMVAGEEISIDRSISEIDGDGEGGVIVDSGTAVTRLETAAYNAIRDEFMKGTKGLKRVNGVALFDLCYDLSMMKSVNVPKLGFVFSNGKVLDLPAKNYLIAVDSVGTFCFAFAPTTASLSIIGNVQQQGIRVTFDMGNSLIGFSVNNC